Proteins from a single region of Pseudodesulfovibrio portus:
- the ispG gene encoding flavodoxin-dependent (E)-4-hydroxy-3-methylbut-2-enyl-diphosphate synthase produces MERKQTRVVNVGAVGIGGDNPVRVQSMCNTDTRDVLSTVAQINRLAEAGCEIVRLAVPDDKAASVLADIRRESPVPLIADIHFDYRLALAAVEAGFDGLRINPGNIGDERKVDAVVRAAQGAKLPIRIGVNGGSLEKDLLRQYGGPTPEAMVESGLRHVAMLEKRGFHDIKISLKTSSVMKTIAAYRLMSDKVDYPLHIGITEAGTLVRGAVKSAVGLGILLHEGIGDTLRVSLTHDPVAEIGVAYEILRALNLRERGPEIISCPTCGRTEIGLIELAEQVEEALRGVEDVFTVAVMGCVVNGPGEAKEADIGIAGGRDLGIIFRKGEVVRKVKGNENLLPEFMKEIEKFLEERR; encoded by the coding sequence ATGGAACGGAAGCAGACAAGAGTGGTGAACGTGGGCGCCGTGGGCATCGGCGGAGACAACCCCGTGCGGGTCCAGTCCATGTGCAACACCGATACCCGCGACGTGTTGTCCACGGTGGCGCAGATCAACCGGCTGGCCGAGGCAGGGTGCGAGATCGTGCGTCTGGCCGTGCCCGACGACAAGGCCGCCTCGGTGCTGGCGGACATCCGCCGGGAGTCGCCGGTGCCGCTCATCGCGGACATCCATTTCGACTACCGGCTGGCCCTGGCCGCCGTGGAGGCGGGATTTGACGGGCTGCGCATCAACCCCGGCAACATCGGGGACGAGCGCAAGGTGGACGCCGTGGTGCGGGCCGCCCAGGGGGCGAAGCTCCCCATCCGCATCGGCGTCAACGGCGGGTCCCTGGAAAAGGACCTGCTCCGCCAGTACGGCGGGCCCACGCCCGAGGCCATGGTCGAGTCCGGGTTGCGCCATGTGGCCATGCTGGAAAAGCGCGGTTTCCATGACATCAAGATTTCGCTTAAGACCTCGTCGGTCATGAAAACCATCGCCGCCTACCGGCTCATGAGCGACAAGGTGGATTACCCGCTGCACATCGGCATCACCGAGGCCGGGACCCTGGTGCGCGGAGCGGTCAAATCCGCCGTGGGCCTCGGCATCCTGCTTCATGAGGGCATCGGCGACACTCTGCGCGTTTCCCTGACCCATGACCCGGTGGCCGAGATCGGCGTGGCCTATGAAATCCTGCGCGCCCTGAACCTGCGCGAACGCGGCCCGGAGATCATCTCCTGCCCCACCTGCGGGCGTACGGAGATCGGGCTCATCGAGCTGGCCGAGCAGGTGGAGGAAGCGTTGCGCGGGGTGGAGGACGTCTTCACCGTGGCCGTCATGGGGTGCGTGGTCAACGGGCCGGGCGAGGCGAAAGAGGCGGATATAGGCATTGCCGGGGGCCGTGACCTGGGCATCATCTTCCGCAAGGGCGAGGTGGTGCGCAAGGTCAAGGGCAACGAGAACCTGCTGCCCGAGTTCATGAAAGAGATAGAGAAATTTCTCGAAGAAAGGAGATAA
- a CDS encoding proline--tRNA ligase: protein MRLSKYYVPTLKEDPADAEVVSHKLLMRAGMIRKLTSGIYNYLPLGLRSINKVAKIVREEMDRAGAMEVLLPTVQPADLWKETGRWEYYGKELLRFKDRHDRDYCLGPTHEEVITDLVRGEIKSYKQLPVNLYQVQTKFRDEIRPRFGLMRGREFIMKDAYSFDKDEEGAEKSYFDMFEAYKAAFSRIGLRFKPVQADSGAIGGDFSHEFMVLADTGEDTIASCRSCEFGANLEKAKVAVPDGPDMTGAGCPAMEDVATPGAHTVEEVCDFLSITPDKLIKTLLFVVDGKPVAGLVRGDRELNDIKLRNLVGGNEIEFADEALVGKLTNAPIGFAGPAGLDKDVPVYADSELKLATDWVAGANKGDTHVTHLSLGRDCAVAEYADLRVIEPTDPCPECGGAIEFTKGIEVGHVFKLGLKYSEKMEATFLDENGKTRPMVMGCYGIGVSRIVASAIEQNYDENGCIFPPSIAPFEVCLISLGGKDQDVADKAEELYAEIMKMGVDAAFDDRKERPGVKFAEADLIGYPMQLVLGGKGLKSGIIEAKDRKTGEKIELPLDGFAEAFASWRKQIWNNWGLSID from the coding sequence GTGCGGCTTTCCAAGTATTACGTTCCGACCCTCAAGGAGGACCCGGCCGACGCCGAGGTCGTTTCCCACAAGCTTCTGATGCGCGCGGGCATGATCCGCAAGCTGACCAGCGGCATTTACAACTACCTGCCGCTTGGGCTGCGGTCCATCAACAAGGTGGCCAAGATCGTGCGCGAGGAGATGGACCGGGCCGGGGCCATGGAAGTCCTGCTGCCCACGGTCCAGCCCGCCGACCTGTGGAAGGAGACCGGCCGCTGGGAGTACTACGGCAAGGAACTGCTCCGGTTCAAGGACCGGCACGACCGCGACTACTGCCTCGGACCCACCCACGAAGAGGTCATCACCGACCTGGTGCGCGGCGAGATCAAGTCCTACAAACAGCTGCCCGTCAACCTGTACCAGGTCCAGACCAAGTTCCGCGACGAGATCCGTCCCCGGTTCGGCCTCATGCGCGGCCGCGAGTTCATCATGAAGGACGCCTACTCCTTCGACAAGGACGAGGAAGGCGCGGAAAAATCCTATTTCGACATGTTCGAGGCGTACAAGGCCGCGTTCTCCCGCATCGGCCTGCGCTTCAAGCCGGTTCAGGCGGACTCCGGGGCCATCGGCGGCGACTTCTCCCACGAGTTCATGGTCCTGGCCGATACCGGCGAGGACACCATCGCCTCCTGCAGGTCCTGCGAGTTCGGTGCCAACCTGGAAAAGGCCAAGGTGGCCGTACCCGACGGCCCGGACATGACGGGCGCGGGCTGCCCGGCCATGGAAGACGTGGCCACCCCCGGCGCGCACACCGTGGAAGAGGTCTGCGATTTCCTGTCCATCACCCCGGACAAGCTGATCAAGACGCTTCTTTTCGTGGTGGACGGCAAGCCCGTGGCCGGTCTGGTGCGCGGCGACCGTGAGCTGAACGACATCAAGCTGCGCAATCTGGTGGGCGGCAACGAGATCGAATTCGCCGACGAGGCCCTGGTCGGGAAGCTGACCAACGCCCCGATCGGGTTCGCCGGTCCCGCAGGCCTGGACAAGGACGTTCCCGTCTACGCCGACAGCGAACTCAAGCTCGCCACCGACTGGGTGGCCGGGGCCAACAAGGGCGACACCCACGTCACCCACCTGTCCCTGGGCCGTGACTGTGCCGTGGCCGAATACGCCGACCTGCGCGTCATCGAGCCCACCGATCCCTGCCCGGAATGCGGCGGCGCCATCGAGTTCACCAAGGGCATCGAGGTGGGGCACGTGTTCAAGCTCGGCCTCAAGTATTCCGAGAAGATGGAAGCCACCTTCCTGGACGAGAACGGCAAGACCAGGCCCATGGTCATGGGCTGCTACGGCATCGGCGTGTCCCGCATCGTGGCCTCGGCCATCGAGCAGAACTATGATGAGAACGGCTGCATCTTCCCGCCGTCCATCGCCCCGTTCGAGGTCTGCCTGATCTCGCTCGGCGGCAAGGACCAGGACGTGGCCGACAAGGCCGAGGAGCTGTACGCCGAGATCATGAAGATGGGCGTGGACGCGGCCTTCGACGACCGCAAGGAACGCCCGGGCGTCAAGTTCGCCGAGGCCGATCTCATCGGCTACCCCATGCAGCTCGTGCTGGGCGGCAAGGGGCTCAAGAGCGGCATCATCGAAGCCAAGGACCGCAAGACCGGCGAAAAGATCGAGCTGCCCCTCGACGGTTTCGCCGAGGCCTTCGCCTCCTGGCGCAAGCAGATCTGGAATAATTGGGGCCTGAGCATAGACTAG
- a CDS encoding LysE family translocator, producing MTLESGIALALATLVFALIPGPGISAVVAQSLARGFKAGASFTAGLACGDTIYLLTALFGMGWVASQIGPYFVILKWAGAAYLVYLGVRCWLATPPAGNTTACVEPVNAGRSYLAGLCVTAGNPKAIAFYCGFLPGFVDMQALTPKDIVLVVSIILPIIFSVPMGYAWLASRGRSAIRSTKLWKAMNRTAGTVMIGAGVAVASK from the coding sequence ATGACACTTGAAAGCGGCATCGCGTTGGCTCTGGCCACCCTGGTCTTCGCACTGATTCCCGGGCCTGGCATTTCCGCCGTGGTGGCTCAGTCCCTGGCGCGCGGCTTCAAGGCCGGGGCGTCCTTCACCGCCGGGCTGGCCTGCGGCGATACCATCTATCTGCTGACGGCCCTGTTCGGCATGGGCTGGGTGGCCTCGCAGATCGGCCCGTATTTCGTGATCCTCAAGTGGGCGGGCGCGGCCTATCTCGTCTACCTCGGCGTCCGTTGCTGGCTGGCCACTCCCCCGGCGGGCAACACCACGGCCTGCGTGGAGCCGGTGAACGCGGGCCGCAGCTACCTGGCCGGCCTGTGCGTGACTGCGGGCAACCCCAAGGCCATCGCCTTCTATTGCGGGTTCCTGCCCGGTTTCGTGGACATGCAGGCCCTGACCCCCAAGGATATCGTGCTGGTGGTCTCCATCATCCTGCCCATCATCTTCTCGGTGCCCATGGGCTACGCCTGGCTGGCCTCGCGCGGCCGCAGCGCCATACGCTCCACCAAACTGTGGAAGGCCATGAACCGGACCGCCGGAACCGTCATGATCGGCGCGGGCGTGGCCGTGGCGTCCAAGTAG
- the xseA gene encoding exodeoxyribonuclease VII large subunit, which translates to MSNILTVSELTKSVKSLLEAEFPFVWVRGQVTNLARPASGHVYFTLTDGDAALSVVWFKSSQSSAVPVDKGGDKVNPLTGEIEEEQGKTALTGSAVEDGMEVLCAGRLNVYEPRGQYQLVAELVQDQGVGDLAVAFEALKKKLAEKGYFDEDRKIAVPGDPKRVAVITSASGAAIRDFLRIADTRGTGAEIRIYPTLVQGDHAPEKIAAALDAADADDWAEVAVLIRGGGSLEDLWAFNTEPVADAIYRARLPVVSGIGHEPDVTIADFVADRRAATPSHAAQELWPRRETLAQRVDVLDMNLGRAYVNWLAGKGAGFEHLRKALIWLSPGRRLERMEDRFTALMARLGGAGLDHYFERAEEAVRAADRLNRSFGPGRMDGLSGDLAGLGRRLSQAALRENESRARDFELLRASLNGLDPEGPLERGYALVRVGKTGGFLRDPKEVTKGDALDIRVKHGHVAATVADPKKDA; encoded by the coding sequence TTGTCCAATATCCTGACCGTTTCCGAACTCACCAAGTCCGTCAAGTCCCTGCTTGAGGCGGAGTTCCCGTTCGTGTGGGTACGCGGGCAGGTGACCAATCTGGCGCGGCCCGCTTCGGGGCACGTGTATTTCACGCTCACCGACGGGGACGCGGCCCTGTCCGTTGTCTGGTTCAAGTCGTCGCAGAGTTCCGCCGTGCCCGTGGACAAGGGCGGGGACAAGGTCAATCCGCTCACCGGCGAGATCGAGGAGGAGCAGGGCAAGACCGCGCTGACCGGCTCTGCCGTGGAGGACGGCATGGAGGTGCTGTGCGCGGGCAGGCTCAACGTGTACGAGCCGCGCGGCCAGTACCAGTTGGTGGCCGAGCTGGTCCAGGACCAGGGCGTGGGCGACCTGGCCGTGGCCTTTGAGGCGCTCAAGAAGAAGCTGGCCGAGAAAGGATATTTCGACGAGGACCGCAAGATAGCTGTCCCGGGCGATCCCAAGCGAGTGGCGGTGATCACGTCCGCTTCGGGCGCGGCCATCCGGGATTTCCTGCGTATCGCCGATACGCGCGGCACCGGCGCGGAGATTCGCATCTACCCGACGCTGGTCCAGGGTGACCATGCACCGGAGAAGATAGCGGCGGCGCTGGATGCGGCGGACGCGGACGACTGGGCCGAGGTGGCCGTGCTCATTCGCGGCGGCGGGTCGCTGGAGGACCTGTGGGCCTTCAACACCGAGCCCGTGGCCGACGCCATCTACCGGGCACGCCTGCCGGTGGTTTCCGGTATCGGGCACGAGCCGGACGTGACCATCGCCGACTTCGTGGCCGACCGGCGCGCGGCCACGCCGAGCCACGCGGCCCAGGAGCTGTGGCCCCGGCGCGAGACCCTGGCGCAAAGGGTGGACGTGCTGGACATGAATCTCGGCCGCGCCTACGTCAATTGGCTGGCGGGCAAGGGTGCCGGCTTCGAGCATCTGCGCAAGGCGCTCATCTGGCTGTCGCCCGGGCGGCGGCTGGAGCGCATGGAGGATCGGTTCACGGCGCTCATGGCCCGGCTGGGGGGGGCGGGACTGGATCATTATTTCGAGCGGGCCGAAGAGGCCGTGCGGGCAGCGGACAGGCTGAACCGGTCGTTCGGGCCGGGGAGGATGGACGGGCTGTCCGGCGACCTGGCCGGGCTGGGCCGTCGGCTGTCCCAGGCCGCCCTGCGGGAGAACGAGTCCAGGGCGCGCGATTTCGAATTGCTGCGCGCGTCCCTGAACGGGCTCGATCCCGAGGGGCCGTTGGAGCGCGGGTACGCATTGGTGCGCGTGGGCAAGACCGGCGGATTCCTGCGCGACCCGAAAGAGGTGACGAAGGGCGACGCTCTTGATATCAGGGTGAAGCACGGGCATGTGGCCGCAACGGTCGCGGATCCGAAAAAAGACGCATAG
- a CDS encoding M23 family metallopeptidase produces the protein MKRLVLLLALVLSLTLPLVPVSVPAQDFGLEEGDDVGVVLPADAVAAESAASAVSVESALVLAAPGKVEIGQPFLVRLTSDQPLESVSIHWLGKEVVPSISVWNNRHIALAMLGTDVIDARAGKQELTVIASVDGKENTLRRAVQVRTKKYPKQELTLPPSMVTPPQEVYDRIAAERELTAAAKNTISAQRLWRLPLLRPVDGDMTSAYGLQRILNGTPKNPHRGNDMRSPMGNPVKAAADGVVILVGDHYYAGNSVYIDHGNGVVTMYFHLSKPIVKQGDKVQRGQAIGLSGMSGRATGPHLHFSVSVLGKLVDPEPLFENTVDKMIQ, from the coding sequence ATGAAACGGCTTGTTCTCCTTTTGGCTCTGGTCCTTTCCCTGACATTGCCGTTGGTTCCGGTATCGGTTCCGGCCCAGGATTTCGGTCTCGAGGAGGGCGACGACGTGGGCGTGGTCCTGCCCGCCGACGCCGTGGCCGCCGAATCCGCCGCGTCAGCGGTCTCCGTGGAATCGGCCCTGGTCCTGGCCGCGCCCGGCAAGGTTGAGATCGGCCAGCCCTTTCTGGTGCGGCTGACCTCGGACCAGCCCCTTGAATCCGTTTCCATCCACTGGCTGGGCAAGGAGGTGGTGCCGTCCATCTCGGTCTGGAACAACCGCCACATCGCCCTGGCCATGCTCGGCACCGACGTCATCGACGCCAGGGCGGGCAAACAGGAGTTGACCGTCATCGCCTCGGTGGACGGCAAGGAGAACACCCTGCGCAGGGCCGTGCAGGTGCGCACCAAGAAGTATCCCAAGCAGGAATTGACCCTGCCGCCCTCCATGGTCACGCCGCCGCAGGAGGTCTACGACCGCATCGCCGCCGAGCGCGAACTGACCGCGGCGGCCAAGAACACGATCTCCGCCCAGCGGTTGTGGCGGCTGCCCCTGCTGCGCCCGGTGGACGGGGACATGACCAGCGCCTACGGATTGCAGCGCATATTGAACGGCACGCCCAAGAACCCGCATCGGGGCAACGACATGCGTTCGCCCATGGGCAACCCGGTCAAGGCGGCGGCCGACGGCGTGGTCATCCTGGTGGGCGACCACTACTATGCGGGCAACTCCGTGTACATCGACCACGGCAACGGCGTGGTGACCATGTATTTCCACCTGTCCAAGCCCATCGTGAAACAGGGCGACAAGGTGCAGCGGGGCCAGGCCATAGGCCTGTCGGGTATGTCCGGCCGGGCCACGGGGCCGCACCTGCATTTTTCCGTGTCCGTGCTCGGCAAGCTCGTGGACCCGGAGCCGTTGTTCGAGAACACCGTGGACAAGATGATCCAGTAA
- a CDS encoding M23 family metallopeptidase, with protein sequence MTRYSLFRRCVAVVFLCMLLTGPALARPRPMVDVRVPEAAGVGKPFLAVIESWYPLENVRVRWNGVEVCPEVSLDREKYVAPVLLGIGLRGETGTYPIEVTASIWGHERTFSTDLTIIESAWGSETLRVDPKMVTPPPEAMARIERERELITAAINIVSDVRYWTMPFSRPAKGRMLSRFGLHRVFNGHTRSRHTGLDFRAWLGTPLYAMAAGRVVLTGSFYYAGNSVLIDHGNGLVSLSAHMSKILVREGDMVEAGQTIGLSGATGRVTGAHLHLAVFVQGQVVDPELFFTGEIESIFN encoded by the coding sequence ATGACAAGATATTCCCTGTTCCGCCGCTGTGTCGCGGTCGTTTTCCTGTGCATGCTCCTGACCGGCCCGGCCCTGGCCCGGCCTCGTCCCATGGTCGATGTCCGGGTCCCGGAAGCCGCCGGGGTGGGCAAGCCGTTCCTGGCCGTAATCGAGTCCTGGTATCCCCTTGAGAACGTCCGCGTCCGCTGGAACGGCGTCGAGGTATGTCCCGAGGTTTCCCTCGACAGGGAAAAGTACGTGGCCCCGGTGCTGCTCGGCATCGGCCTGCGCGGTGAGACCGGGACCTATCCCATCGAGGTCACGGCCTCGATCTGGGGGCATGAACGCACTTTTTCCACGGACTTGACGATCATTGAATCCGCCTGGGGGAGCGAGACCCTGCGGGTGGACCCCAAGATGGTCACGCCGCCGCCAGAGGCCATGGCCCGCATCGAACGGGAGCGGGAGCTGATCACGGCGGCGATCAACATCGTCTCCGATGTCCGCTACTGGACCATGCCGTTTTCCCGTCCGGCCAAGGGCAGGATGCTCAGCCGCTTCGGCCTGCATCGCGTGTTCAACGGCCACACCAGGAGCCGCCACACCGGTTTGGACTTTCGCGCCTGGCTCGGCACGCCGCTGTATGCCATGGCTGCGGGCCGGGTTGTCCTGACGGGCAGCTTCTACTATGCTGGCAACAGTGTGCTCATCGATCACGGCAACGGCCTGGTCTCCCTGTCCGCGCACATGTCCAAAATCCTGGTCAGGGAGGGGGACATGGTGGAGGCCGGACAGACTATCGGATTGTCCGGGGCCACGGGCAGGGTGACCGGCGCACACCTGCACCTGGCGGTTTTCGTCCAGGGACAGGTGGTGGACCCGGAGCTGTTCTTCACCGGCGAAATCGAAAGTATTTTTAATTAA
- the xseB gene encoding exodeoxyribonuclease VII small subunit gives MAKDTFESRLERLKDVVEKLERGDLPLEEGVALYKEGLELVKACGKQLESARHEVKIVSEGLVREFEALEALGDDTE, from the coding sequence ATGGCAAAAGATACATTTGAGAGCCGCCTGGAGCGGTTGAAGGACGTGGTCGAGAAGCTGGAGCGCGGCGACCTGCCCCTGGAAGAGGGCGTGGCCCTGTACAAAGAGGGGCTGGAGCTGGTCAAGGCGTGCGGCAAGCAGCTGGAAAGCGCCCGGCACGAGGTCAAGATCGTGTCCGAGGGGCTGGTCCGGGAATTCGAGGCCCTCGAGGCCCTCGGCGACGACACGGAGTAA
- a CDS encoding polyprenyl synthetase family protein, whose product MTIKEQLAVRAARVEDFLVLCMRDRGIPERLLRSMEYSLLAGGKRLRPVLMLSWAGLLGSEGVTDRIMPFAASLECIHTYSLIHDDLPAMDDDDLRRGRPSNHKQFDEATAILAGDGLLTEAFGLMSAASIVNGLPADRVLRAVFVLAKAAGAGGMVGGQAVDMELTGCTDVPLDDLRTMHAMKTGALITAACECGAILAGAGDADVENAREFGRNIGVAFQIVDDVLDVVSDTETLGKPAGSDEAMGKSTYPSLMGLEKSKSLASDYVEIALTRLSGYYGAEQEFLWQLARYIVDRVY is encoded by the coding sequence ATGACCATCAAGGAACAACTGGCCGTGCGCGCGGCAAGGGTCGAGGATTTCCTGGTCCTGTGCATGCGGGATCGGGGTATCCCGGAGCGGCTGCTCAGGTCCATGGAGTACTCGCTGCTGGCGGGCGGAAAGCGGCTGCGCCCGGTGCTGATGCTGTCGTGGGCCGGGCTGCTCGGCAGCGAGGGGGTCACGGACAGGATCATGCCCTTTGCGGCCTCCCTCGAGTGTATCCACACCTATTCCCTCATCCACGACGACCTGCCCGCAATGGACGACGACGACCTGCGGCGGGGCAGGCCGTCCAACCACAAGCAGTTCGACGAGGCCACGGCCATCCTGGCGGGCGACGGGCTGCTCACCGAGGCCTTCGGGCTGATGAGCGCCGCGTCCATCGTCAACGGGCTGCCTGCGGACCGCGTGCTCAGGGCCGTCTTCGTGCTTGCCAAGGCGGCGGGCGCGGGCGGCATGGTCGGCGGCCAGGCCGTTGACATGGAGTTGACCGGTTGCACCGACGTGCCGCTCGACGACCTGCGCACCATGCACGCCATGAAGACCGGCGCGCTCATCACCGCAGCCTGCGAGTGCGGGGCCATCCTGGCGGGCGCCGGGGACGCGGACGTGGAGAACGCCCGCGAGTTCGGGCGCAACATCGGCGTGGCCTTCCAGATCGTGGACGACGTCCTGGACGTGGTCAGCGACACCGAGACCCTTGGCAAGCCCGCAGGAAGCGACGAGGCCATGGGCAAGTCCACCTACCCCTCGCTCATGGGGCTGGAGAAGAGCAAGTCGCTGGCCTCGGACTATGTTGAAATCGCACTGACGCGCCTTTCCGGATACTATGGGGCCGAGCAGGAATTCCTCTGGCAATTGGCCCGATACATAGTGGACAGGGTTTACTGA
- the dxs gene encoding 1-deoxy-D-xylulose-5-phosphate synthase has protein sequence MINDPKKTAILSKIRRPGDVRALETDQIDVLASELRDVIISQVSCHGGHLAPSLGVIELTLALFRSFDLERDKLVWDVGHQAYAHKLLTGRADRFSTLRQKDGLSGFPRLAESEYDHFGVGHSSTSISAALGMAMARDLKGEDHEVVAVIGDGSLTAGLAFEGLNQAGDLGRKMVVVLNDNEMSISKNVGALSQFLSRKMTTPFLQRLKADVEGLLGTIPKIGDDLAGYAKRYGDSVKSFFTPGILFEAFHFTYVGPIDGHDTAQMVKVFEEIKKLKKPVLVHVMTKKGKGYQPAECDPSHYHGVGKFIPETGLARKFSGSGLPSYTSIFGSTLCALADKDEKIVAITAAMPEGTGTECFHQRFPERFVDVGICEQHAVTFAAGLATQGYKPAVAIYSTFLQRAYDQIVHDVCLQNLNVNFFLDRGGLVGEDGATHHGVFDMSFLRHIPNLVVMAPKDEAELAQMMATAFAHDGPCAMRYPRGTGVGAKVSENPRRIAIGKGELVHDGEDAVIVTLGSRVYPAMEAAMELEKTGLSVAVFNSRFVKPLPAKQLLELAGRFDRILLLEENAQAGGFGSAVLEMLNEENVLSGKRVHQLAIPDEFIEHGTQKELRAMLGIDKAGIKKAVKKLCK, from the coding sequence ATGATCAACGATCCGAAGAAGACAGCCATCCTGTCCAAGATACGGCGGCCCGGCGACGTGCGCGCCCTGGAGACCGACCAGATAGACGTCCTCGCGAGCGAGCTCCGGGATGTCATCATCAGCCAGGTGTCCTGCCACGGCGGCCATCTGGCTCCCTCCCTTGGCGTCATCGAACTGACCCTGGCCCTGTTCCGTTCCTTTGACCTGGAGCGTGACAAGCTCGTCTGGGACGTGGGCCATCAGGCCTATGCCCACAAGCTGTTGACCGGCCGGGCGGACCGATTCTCCACCCTGCGCCAGAAGGACGGCCTCAGCGGCTTCCCGCGTCTGGCCGAGTCGGAGTACGACCACTTCGGCGTGGGCCACTCCTCCACCTCCATTTCCGCTGCGCTGGGCATGGCCATGGCCCGCGACCTCAAGGGCGAGGACCACGAGGTGGTGGCCGTCATCGGCGACGGCTCCCTGACCGCCGGGCTGGCCTTCGAGGGCTTGAACCAGGCGGGCGACCTGGGCCGCAAGATGGTGGTGGTCCTGAACGACAACGAGATGTCCATCTCCAAGAACGTGGGTGCCCTGTCGCAGTTCCTGTCGCGCAAGATGACCACCCCGTTCCTGCAGCGGCTCAAGGCCGACGTGGAAGGGCTGCTCGGCACCATTCCCAAGATCGGCGACGACCTGGCCGGGTATGCCAAGCGGTACGGCGACTCCGTCAAGTCCTTCTTCACGCCCGGCATCCTGTTCGAGGCCTTCCACTTCACCTACGTCGGCCCCATCGACGGCCACGACACGGCCCAGATGGTCAAGGTCTTCGAGGAGATCAAGAAGCTCAAGAAGCCGGTGCTCGTGCACGTCATGACCAAGAAGGGCAAGGGATACCAGCCCGCCGAGTGCGACCCGTCCCACTATCACGGGGTGGGCAAGTTCATCCCCGAGACCGGGTTGGCGCGCAAGTTCTCCGGCTCGGGCCTGCCGTCCTACACGTCCATCTTCGGGTCCACGCTCTGCGCCCTGGCCGACAAGGACGAGAAGATCGTGGCCATCACCGCGGCCATGCCCGAGGGCACTGGCACCGAATGTTTCCACCAGCGGTTCCCGGAGCGGTTCGTGGACGTGGGCATCTGCGAGCAGCACGCGGTGACGTTCGCCGCAGGGCTGGCCACCCAGGGATACAAACCGGCGGTGGCCATCTATTCCACCTTCCTGCAGCGCGCCTACGACCAGATCGTGCACGACGTCTGCCTGCAGAACCTGAACGTGAATTTCTTCCTGGACCGCGGCGGCCTGGTCGGCGAGGACGGGGCCACCCACCATGGCGTGTTCGACATGAGTTTCCTGCGCCACATCCCCAATCTGGTGGTCATGGCCCCCAAGGACGAGGCCGAGCTGGCCCAGATGATGGCCACGGCGTTCGCCCATGACGGGCCGTGCGCCATGCGCTACCCGCGCGGCACCGGCGTCGGGGCCAAGGTGTCGGAGAACCCGCGCAGGATCGCCATAGGCAAGGGCGAACTGGTGCACGACGGCGAGGACGCGGTGATCGTCACCCTGGGCTCCCGCGTGTACCCGGCCATGGAAGCGGCCATGGAGCTGGAAAAAACCGGCCTTTCCGTGGCCGTGTTCAACTCCCGCTTCGTCAAGCCCCTGCCCGCAAAGCAGCTCCTGGAACTGGCCGGTCGCTTCGACCGCATCCTGCTCCTCGAGGAAAACGCTCAGGCGGGCGGCTTCGGCTCCGCCGTGCTGGAAATGCTCAACGAGGAAAACGTCCTGTCGGGCAAGCGCGTCCACCAGTTGGCCATTCCCGACGAGTTCATCGAGCACGGCACCCAGAAGGAACTGCGCGCCATGTTGGGAATCGACAAGGCGGGCATAAAGAAAGCGGTCAAGAAGCTCTGTAAGTAG
- a CDS encoding YchJ family protein: MSNDCPCGSGLEAAKCCRQYLSGQADAPTAEALMRSRYSAYVFKEIDYLHDTLAPEAREGHDEKSVREWAETAEWLGLEIHDTWAGQPGDEAGIVEFSATYAVDGETMTHRERSEFRSEDGKWLYVDGQMVSGPPIRKERKIGRNEPCPCGSGKKFKKCCGR, from the coding sequence ATGTCCAACGATTGCCCCTGCGGCTCCGGTCTCGAAGCCGCCAAGTGCTGCAGACAATATCTTTCCGGCCAGGCCGATGCGCCCACGGCCGAAGCGCTGATGCGCTCCCGTTACTCCGCCTACGTGTTCAAGGAGATCGACTACCTGCACGACACCCTGGCCCCCGAGGCCCGGGAGGGCCACGACGAGAAGTCCGTGCGCGAATGGGCCGAGACCGCCGAATGGCTCGGGCTCGAAATCCACGACACCTGGGCCGGACAGCCCGGAGATGAGGCGGGCATCGTCGAGTTCTCGGCCACCTACGCCGTCGACGGCGAGACCATGACCCACCGCGAACGCAGCGAGTTCCGCTCCGAGGACGGCAAGTGGCTCTACGTTGACGGCCAGATGGTCTCAGGCCCGCCGATCCGCAAGGAACGCAAGATCGGCCGCAACGAGCCCTGCCCGTGCGGGTCGGGCAAGAAATTCAAGAAGTGCTGCGGACGCTAG